One segment of Castanea sativa cultivar Marrone di Chiusa Pesio chromosome 3, ASM4071231v1 DNA contains the following:
- the LOC142628874 gene encoding uncharacterized protein LOC142628874 yields the protein MDMVQKMGGKSVQMFSDSQLVVGQVVGTLEAGDPRMQEYLTQVKCLQSKLDFFTLMHISRNRNTHSDSLATLATSSAQGLPRVILVEDLMKPAKTSIDVVHIHRIRFGSSWIDPIVSFLKSDALPEERSEADKVRRKAPGFWLSKDQKLYKRSFSEPYLLCVNPEATESLLEELYERICGSYTGERSLAHRALTQGYWWPNMQREAQDYARKCDQCQIFAPNIHQSGGVLNPVSSPWSFAQ from the coding sequence AtggatatggttcagaaaatgggcGGAAAATCAgtccaaatgttctcggattctcaattagttgtgggccaagtggTAGGGACATTAGAGGCTggagatccaagaatgcaagaatatttgacCCAGGTCAAGTGTTTACAATCCAAACTCGACTTTTTTACCTTGATGCATATATCTAGGAATAGGAATACACATTCTGATTCATTAGCCACACTTGCAACATCTTCGGCTCAAGGTTTGCCCCGAGTCATTCTTGTTGAAGATTTAATGAAACCTGCCAAGACGTCTATTGATGTTGTCCATATTCATCGAATTAGGTTCGGATCTAGTTGGATAGACCCTATAGTATCCTTTCTTAAAAGCGATGCTTTGCCCGAGGAGAGATCTGAGGCAGATAAAGTTCGCAGAAAGGCACCTGGATTCTGGTTGTCCAAGGATCAAAagctgtataaacgctccttttctGAGCCATACTTGCTGTGTGTAAACCCTGAAGCAACGGAGTCACTTTTGGAGGAATTGTACGAAAGGATTTGTGGAAGTTATACGGGAGaaaggtctttagctcatagagcttTGAcccaaggatattggtggcccaatatgcagagagaagctcaGGATTACGcgagaaaatgtgaccaatgccagatatttgctcctaacatccatcaatCCGGTGGTGTACTTAATCCTGTGTCTAGTCCTTGGTCGTTCGCTCAATGA